A single Zonotrichia albicollis isolate bZonAlb1 chromosome 28, bZonAlb1.hap1, whole genome shotgun sequence DNA region contains:
- the LOC141725313 gene encoding LOW QUALITY PROTEIN: triggering receptor expressed on myeloid cells 2-like (The sequence of the model RefSeq protein was modified relative to this genomic sequence to represent the inferred CDS: deleted 1 base in 1 codon) translates to MCRMKRMPSSCAPSFRHSEQGERSWPWAEPARSSPAPLQLLSCSSPAPLLLLSCSSSAQPMEKLLNLTLLLLSASCAAENITVVAVEGDTISINCSYDARQWWRDKSWCRQLGQGRCQPVASAPPAWLPLPRPSRGGTSIRDDARAGLLTVTMRGLRRRDAGLYQCQTGFLGHTRSLRRVQVEVLAAADLVTHVPEEPRAVQSISRSPPDVDFTVFYILAGFLVAKFIVAVLVGAVALSRKSRERGQSPELGEQQELPVPADLGRDGIGLSWESSA, encoded by the exons ATGTGCAGGATGAAGAGAATGCCAAGTTCCTGTGCTCCTTCCTTCCGTCACAGCGAgcagggggagaggagctggccctgggctgagccagctcgctcctctccagctcctctccagctcctctcctgctcctctcctgctcctctcctgctcctctcctgctcctcctctgctcaG CCCATGGAGAAGCTCCTGAACCTCACCTTGCTCTTGCTGTCAG CATCCTGCGCTGCCGAGAACATCACCGTGGTGGCCGTGGAGGGCGACACCATTTCCATCAACTGCTCGTACGACGCGCGGCAGTGGTGGCGGGACAAGAGCTGGTGCcgccagctggggcaggggcgCTGCCAGCCCGTGGCGAGCGCGCCGCCCGcctggctgcccctgcccaggcccAGCCGGGGCGGCACCTCCATCCGGGACGACGCCCGCGCCGGGCTGCTCACCGTCACCATGCGGGGCCTGCGCCGGCGCGACGCGGGGCTCTACCAGTGCCAGACGGGGTTCCTGGGCCACACGCGGAGCCTCAGGAGGGTGCAGGTGGAGGTGCTGGCAG CAGCTGACCTGGTGACCCATGTGCcagaggagcccagagctgtgcagagcatcTCCAG GTCCCCTCCTGACGTGGATTTCACTGTTTTCTACATCCTGGCTGGATTCCTGGTGGCCAAGTTCATTGTGGCTGTGCTGGTCGGGGCTGTTGCCCtcagcaggaagagcagggagagagggcagagcccagaactgggtgagcagcaggagctcccaGTCCCTGCTGACCTTGGACGTGATGGAATCGGCCTCTCCTGGGAGAGCTCTGCGTGA